A window of Punica granatum isolate Tunisia-2019 chromosome 8, ASM765513v2, whole genome shotgun sequence genomic DNA:
GTGACAAGAGCATATAGGATTTTCAACCATTTTCTCAGTCGTAATTTAGCGCCCGTTTGCCTCacctattttaatttaatacaTGAGCAATAAATaaccatatatacatattatttttGGGTGGAAAAATGATGAATTCAGTTGTCACGCCCCACAAATCCCACGTCGATTGTGTAAGGGGGGATTTGTGATTTATATGTGAGGTACAATCACCTCACTAGCAGCTAGCACTTTTGAGTGACGGGTCCATGGTTATTacatatggtatcagagccgaCTCTAGCCCACAAACATGCGGGTAGGCATCTTGGGGGCTATCCACGAGCTCGAATCCGTTGGAGTTATGTTATGGACCCCAGTCCAAGAGTCCAGCAAGGATCTAGAGCTAAAAGAGGGAGTTTGTCACGCCCCGCGAATCCCATATCGGCTGTGTAAGAGAAAGATCTAGAATGTTTATGTAATGCCCAATAACCTCACTAACAGTTAGCACTTTTGAGTGACGGGTCCGTGATTATTACATTAGTACTTCTAAGATTTCTCCTTCTCAAACACAACAAATGACTCAAAATTTATCCCAAGATTTTTCAttggagaattttttttcttcttcttgctaTTTATAGTATTCGctttatttgagaaaaaaagttGGCAATTTCTTATGAATTTAAAACATGTGAAATGCGGTTAATCTTGTTGCGGAACAAATGATTATTGCTAAAATCGGTGTATACAaccaactatatatatatatcataagaACCTCATCTTCGGTTTTACATGTAAGCAATACGATATAAATCGGTTATAGATCAAGTTAGGCTGACTTACTAATCTAAAATTCTAAATTACTAATTCAGTAAATAAAGTTTTATATGAATTTTAACATGTTAATTGACTTTCTGTGATTCATAGAGTTTTgtaatatagaaaaaaataccCACAAATCATAAGTACACTTGATTGTAGCTATTAAATTTGCATCCGGCCATAATAATCTTCACAAattcattttacaaaatactaACCActaactaaaaataaataaatacttgCGCAACCACCGGAGTACAAAACTAGTCATTTAATTAATAGCGCCATAAAGAAAGCTTGTTTCTAAAGTCTGACAGAAAAACCGCTCGCCAGAAATTCAGGGTTTTAATTGGCAAACGCCAAATTCAAAGAATTATTAGGTTtacaaatgtgattttaaaatcacaattttaatttaattctacctataacaaaacaaaatcactcatacaaagtcaagtagtgggtcccatttataccactttttttcacaacaaaacaaaataattcatacaaagtcaaagggtgaatcctatttataccactctttttcaaaattaaaatctaatttttaaaatcctactttgaaaccaaacgcagcacaAACCTTCCCAACTTCAATTTTGGAATAGTGGTCCGTGAGGCTCAAATTAAGAGACAGGTCCTATTTTTCGTCTTCACAATCATATGAAAGTCATTTTACTAACTTTTTCAAGTCTCATAATTGCGCAATACAAATAATGATGAAAGGATACCTACTGAGAGGGAAATAGTTCCTCTGCAGTTGAACAATAATGCAACTATTAATTTGTCCCTGAAAAGCACTAGAGCCAACGCAATTCTGAACATATATCTTTTCCTCTTTATTAGTCTTGATGGAGACGCTCAAAATAAATCTCATCTAAAATTCAAACAGAAAAGGGTATGAAGCTCGCCCTTCATCAGAATATTTGATGCTCGTCGATAAGAATTCCGATATCTTTTCGATTCCCTTACTAAGCCCGCCTCtcttctatatataaataaaagaatttcacaccaaactaatatatatatatatatgacaattgttacatacatatatatgttcaagAAAAAAACTATTACACATGTATATCATAATTTATAATGTtttgtgtgtttggttttataattaagtagagttgagttttgattttaattggtttgtaatgattgtgttgttgaattatgagaaaaatgtaaaaaagtaataaatagttaagagaaagtaatgatttgtgttattaaattgtgaaaaaagtaataaatagttgagagaatttactattaaaaattaaattaaatagataaaaaaaattaaagaaatggaaaaagtaataattgtgtcgttgatttttgttgtgtagtaagTAGAGCTAAAGTTAGAGTTATATCTTATCTTGGTTTTGAGATGTACGGTAGCATCACGACACCATGCCACTTGACCaagtttttttcctttattatatatttattttatattaacccaaattttaattacaaaaagaaatcaaaaagCTTGTATTAGCTATTTAGTCTTATTAGGCTTtacaaatatttaatattattttgcgTTATcagataattaaaatttaaatagtaattaaaaaaactgaaaaaatgTTCTCCTACTTTATGTTTtaatctataaataaataggaGAGGAAGTGAAGGCAGTTGGttataaataagaaagaagCAAGTTAAGCGTGCAAAAAATCAACGAttatacataataattttttggtaTTTTCGTAAAAATTTTCAGCCCCATTTCCgttattttgaatattatttCTTGATAAATTCTTTTTACTTTGAATATATAAACCGAGGGAAAAAGGAGATATGGAGTTGGATATGGAATTATTTTCCAGTCGCATTCGTGTATTTGTTATACGCGGGGGCGGAGCTAGGATTTTCATCGAGGGGACAAAAATGttacttatataaatattatttttttcagagggtaaaatacaaattttacatagaaaaatatatatttttggggcaaaattttataaaattcaaagttcaggTGGGAAATTGCCCCTAGCTATATATTGACTCTACCCCTGGTTATACggttatattatattaaaaaacaaaaaaaataaatacatgaatgGGGAAAAAATTCATGCACTTACAACACCCCGAAACGGCCTTTGACATCTTATATTTAAAGGTTCTTATGACTatgaacaaaaataaaaagtaaaggtttgatttttttttaataaaattgttTGAGCTATTTAAATAGACGaatcaaattcaaatatatcaCTTACAAATAGAAGTATCTTATAAATtcgataaattatatatacgtgaattcaagaaataatttcatttatatattagaCGATTAATATATCAGTCCTTGTCCTTGATACTCTGGTGCATAACATGGGTGACCACACCAGTATCTATGCGTatttacatacatacatacatatgtatatatgtatggggATCAAATGCCGGTTTTCGAGCCCCTCACAGTagaagtaaaaagaaaaaaggaaaaggaaaattccaAATAAATAATCCTCCATTGACGCCCCCACCACTCTCCTCGGAATATGTGTCTTCCAAATAATTGATGTTTATCGCTAACGGGTGTCCACGTGTCGCATAACGATGTATGTTATCCATCCAACGGGAGGAAGAACTCAAATTTGATGGAAATATCTCGGTTGACTCGAATCAATTCGCTCCAAaaattaacccaaaaaaaataaccaAAAATTATTATGGGACCAAAATTTTCAGTTTAGAATTCCTTTAATAGAGACAAATTCAGGTGGCGTGAAATATTTTTGGACATATCTCCGTGAAATTCCTCTTACAAAGTGAGGTTGCTGGCTTCGCACCCCTTTATTATCGTGTTAACTATTGAAAAAAGTTAGTGCAGTGTCACGAATCACTTACTTGAGATcagaaaattttgagtttgATACCATGTCTCGTACAACGACTTCAAAGACCTAGTAAAAGTCAGTGCCCAAATTGATTCAAACTTaaatccaataaaaaaaaaagggtttgATTCCTACATGGGATGGTTCGCTAATGCATGATTCAAATGGTTACGACACAATATGGTTGGATTTACACCTATTTTAAAACGGGTCGAGGTTGAAATTGGTTTCAGTTAGCCAATCCGATTATGTTCCCACTAACGAAGCTTGACGGTTGACTGCACAATAGAATTAGGTAATTAGTTACCTTAGATTAAACCGTGTCATTATTAGAGCATTCCAAATATAAGAAAACGAAGACGGTTTCGATATCGTCAAAACCAAATTCTAAGAAAACAATATAAATTGTTATGTTAATTCTTTAtgagaaaggaagaaaatattttccacGTGGGTAATATTTTCTTATGGGGTAATGAGTGACGCAGCTACGGGAGACCTTCCTATGTGGGGGCGTGTGGAACAGTGTCTAAACGCGGTCCAAATTTCCAATAGACCGTCAATGATTGGACGGTTAAACTGTAGGAGCGGAAAGTTCTTTCCGGAAGCAGCAAAAACAACCTACGCCGAAACAGCTCCACTAGTGGAGGAAAATGACCAAGAGAGAGAATAATCGAATACAGAAACGAAACCACGAGGATGTGATTTAACGGACAAAAATGATCACCCCGAGAGGTGAATTTGTGTGCCAGTACGGAATTTAATATTCACTGAAGGCATCTCGTTATTATAACTAAGGCGTCAAACGAAAATTAGCCTTAATTAATAGGTCGAAAATATCGTGTAATATTAccgtaaaaatatatatatataatgaacaGGGATTTCGGAATTTGACACCAACTCTCAATGAGAACGAAGAGGTAATATggaattttgtattttatccGTGGAACTCCTCGTACTAATCTATTTCTCCTCGTATTTCTCACTTTGCCGCGATGCTCATAATTCTGTGGCGCTTCTCTTGCGGTGCAAGGCTCCAAATTCACTGAAATTATTTGACAGCTGGAGCAAGTCGAAGCGCAAGCTATAATTAACCGGTTAAGGACAAGTCGTGGTGTaaggaaaattaaaaggaaaaaaaaagaagaaagaaaggaaaaatcgAGTAAATTTTGCTATCAATGTCAGAGTCACACTCTTCTCCTGTTCCTCCAGATCCTTTCCCCCTCCCTATATAAACCCCTCTTCCCCCATCGTATTGGGAGTTTATATGGAGACCTGAAACACTGAGGAAAACTCTTCTGATCAATTGCCCCTCCCCCTCGCCCTCCCACTCCCCtcccaaaaagaaagaaagaaaaaaaaaaaaaaaaaaaaaaaaaaaagaagaagaagaagaagacgcaGACAAGATCATAAATAGGATCCTCTTGTCTGTCCTTGTGTAAAACAACACTCGCTCACTTTTTTCTCCCTTTGGTTGCAACGATGGACAATGGAGAGGAGTTCCAACACTACTGGGAGACCAACAGGTTCTACCAGACTGATGAGCTTGACATGTATGCCTATGTCCCCAAtccatgaaattaattaacttataattaacccctctctctctctctatcttgATCATGTGAATTGACATGGTTCTCTTGTTGTTGTGGGTGGGATGGTCGGGATCGATGTTTCGTTTCAGTTGGGTGGACGAGGCGATCTCGGGGTACTACGACTCCAGCTCCCCAGACGGGGCGGCGTCGTCCTCGGCGGCGTCCAAGAACATAGTCTCCGAGCGGAACCGGAGGAAGAAGCTCAACGAGAGGCTCTTCGCGCTGCGGGCCGTGGTCCCCAACATCAGCAAGGTAAAATCAACCCCCACCCTGCAGCTACCTACCCTAGCACTTACATCAGTAACATATGTATCATATCCCCGTCAAGGACCACATAGAGTCACCGGACCGTGTGGGACCCACGTAACTATGTATGCTTGCTTCGACAACCATGGTGACTGTTTTCGGTTTCCCGTCTGGTGTAGATGGACAAGGCGTCGATCATTAAGGACGCGATCGACTACATACAGGAGCTGCACGAGCAGGAGAGGAGGATACAGTCAGAGATCATGGATCTGGAGGGTGGGGGGAACCGGAACTGCTCCAACAACACCGGAGGACTGGGCGGGGACGTCTACGGCGTTGACTTTGACCACGACCTCCCCCTCTACCTGAGATCCAAGAAGAAGAGGACCGACCAACTGGGCTATGATTCCGGCGGTGGATCCCGAATTTCCCCCATAGAAGACCTTGAAGTGAGTCTattctctccctccctccatCTCTTTCTTCACTGAACTAACTGATCCACGGTGCGGAACAAATATTCGGTGAGTGTCACTCAGCCAATTTGGCTGTGTAACACTGAGTGcttaaaaatatgaaacttaCCTCACAACGGACGCACAGATTCCCCCTTATAAACATTCTGAGTGGTAATCAATATATTTTCCACAGTTCATTCAGCGCATAATCGGACAATTACCAGCTACAAGAGCTAGCCTGGGCCCGTTCTCACCGGAACGCCCCGTATTCACAATCATCATTATCCACGTAATTATGCGTCGATCAGACATCTGTCTCTGATGACACAACGATTAATATAGATTGATTAGCCGGACAAATGGGGGAAGTAAATAGTCCAATTCACTTTGCTGATTATTTTAATGGCAATGATTGGGTTAATTGAGCGATTAATAATTTTGGTTGGGGTCAATGATGTATGGATGTCGTGTGTGGGGTGCAGCTAAGGGTGACATACATGGGGGAGAGGACAGTGGTGGTGAGCTTGACGTGCAGCAAGAGGACAGACACAATGGTTAAGCTCTGCGAGGTCTTCGAGTCCTTAAAGCTCAAGATCATCACTGCCAACATCACCGCTTTCTCCGGCAGGCTCTCCAAAACTGTCTTCATCGAGGTTAGTTCACTTCACTTCACTTCACTTCGCTTCGATTCAGATTcgattctttttctctctttataGGGGGGTCTGTGTGGGTTATCTCTCCATAAAACATTTGTGTGTCCCATGCTCTCTTTTTGACGAGACTTCTCTCGAATACGACGTCACTGTAATATCACTAGATCGGAGCTAAAAATGGTGCGTGCAATATCAAAGCAAACCTATTGTCCCCAGTTTTGGAGATCAGCTTTTTCCAAAGAGACAATAATAATGTTGATGATGGGTATTTTAATTTTGCTAGGCCACctaatcaattaattaggTTTATATCAATAATCATAATTCATCCATCCTTGTTGCCCAATTTTatgggtatatatatatatatatataatagatacaattaaatattaaaagataaaacaaaTGGTCCGTGCCTCCTTTTTATAGATTATACATacatagacatatatatataggtcgTTTAGTTATAACAAAAGGGAAAACAAAGTAGGCCATTCAATCTACGTCCACATTTAGACAAGCATGTTACCAGCTGgagataataataatgttgataatggatattttaattttgctaGGCCACctaatcaattaattaggTTTATCAATAATCATAATTCATCAATCCTTGTTGCCCAATTTTAtgggtgtatatatatttatatagtaaatacacttaaataaaacaaatggCCCGTACCTCCTgtttatagattatatatacatagacaTATAGGGAAAAAACTTGGCAATGCAATTCTATGTCCACTTTTAGACAAGCGTGTTAGTGAATCCATCGTCTAGTTAGGCAACTAGCTGGAAAAACGTGAAACAATTAGtccgttttttttttagatacCATCTATACATTCATGACATGAAAAGTCAGGATCCGTTTGATAATAGAGttagattttgaaatttaactcCATTCCAATTAAAATGGGTAAAAGGCCAATAAATATGTtggtaaaaaagtaattatatatatatatatatatatatatatattgagtaGGGTTGTAATAATGGAGTTGAGAAAtgagataaaaaagtaataattgtgttgttgaattatgaaaaaatgtaatgaatagttaagataatttagtattaaaaatttaaattaaatgataattacgataaaaaaattatagaaaaagaaaaaaaaactaataattgtgatattgaattaaataaaaaataaaattaagcgaagcgaagaaaaaaatactttgactctaaaatcaaactaacCCTAAAAATCTCTGTCCATATGTCATTATCATCATTTCCGGCAGCGCAATTTC
This region includes:
- the LOC116188346 gene encoding transcription factor bHLH35, producing MDNGEEFQHYWETNRFYQTDELDIWVDEAISGYYDSSSPDGAASSSAASKNIVSERNRRKKLNERLFALRAVVPNISKMDKASIIKDAIDYIQELHEQERRIQSEIMDLEGGGNRNCSNNTGGLGGDVYGVDFDHDLPLYLRSKKKRTDQLGYDSGGGSRISPIEDLELRVTYMGERTVVVSLTCSKRTDTMVKLCEVFESLKLKIITANITAFSGRLSKTVFIEADEEEKEQLKAKIETAIAALNDPQSPMSM